From the genome of Thermogutta terrifontis, one region includes:
- a CDS encoding helix-turn-helix domain-containing protein produces the protein MSAPYFVRPLSRAERRGLDAILRNPPNARVFLRAQAVDLSSRGWKVHEIAEIVRRDRSVVSRWLHRFEQEGLEGLWPRKSPGRPPKVRAEFRQAADEAARENPRDLG, from the coding sequence ATGTCTGCACCGTATTTTGTACGTCCGCTGTCGCGTGCCGAACGCCGTGGGCTGGACGCCATCTTGCGCAACCCGCCCAATGCGAGGGTTTTCCTGCGTGCCCAGGCGGTCGATCTCTCCTCGCGGGGCTGGAAAGTGCACGAAATTGCCGAGATCGTCCGTCGCGACCGCTCGGTGGTGTCGCGTTGGTTGCATCGGTTCGAGCAGGAGGGGCTCGAAGGTCTCTGGCCCCGGAAGAGCCCTGGTCGGCCGCCCAAGGTGAGGGCCGAGTTTCGCCAAGCCGCCGACGAAGCTGCCCGAGAGAATCCCCGCGACTTGGGATAG
- a CDS encoding GTP-binding protein, translated as MSKTRLILVGGFLGAGKTTLLSQAAVRLTRQGKRVGLVANDQAADLVDTEILRQTGTPVEEVAGGCFCCRFPDMIAAMERLIRESNVDIVLGEPVGSCTDLSATVIQPLKDRHPDKFEIAPFSVLVDGKQLRSLAKLQTSGDVAPPARFPDNVLYIYHKQLEEADLIVLNKSDLLSPSELCEIKALLAERFPNVPLLAMSALTGEGVDAWLDFVSQDQGAGRRIAAVDYDTYAAGEAALGWMNASAKLRSHDDLDWGTFATQLLEAIRAKLRDHSAEIAHLKLFLWNRGASTAGNITSNDSPVSVRGHIDRTQHAVSLLINARVHVQPNTLSGIVEESLRSVAASHQIELTITNMRSFFPARPQPTNRYERVV; from the coding sequence ATGTCCAAGACTCGACTCATCCTTGTAGGCGGTTTTCTCGGCGCCGGCAAAACCACACTCCTGTCCCAAGCGGCGGTTCGGCTGACTCGCCAGGGCAAGCGCGTGGGATTGGTGGCGAACGACCAAGCAGCCGACCTGGTTGACACAGAAATACTCAGGCAGACCGGGACGCCAGTTGAGGAGGTAGCTGGTGGTTGCTTCTGCTGTCGTTTTCCCGACATGATCGCCGCGATGGAGCGGCTCATCCGGGAGTCAAATGTGGACATCGTGCTGGGCGAACCGGTCGGCAGTTGCACCGATCTGTCGGCCACGGTGATACAGCCCCTCAAAGACCGTCATCCGGACAAGTTTGAAATCGCACCATTCTCGGTACTCGTCGATGGGAAGCAACTCCGCAGTCTGGCCAAGTTACAAACATCGGGCGATGTTGCGCCACCGGCCCGCTTCCCGGATAATGTTCTATACATCTACCACAAGCAGCTCGAAGAAGCCGATCTCATCGTACTCAATAAGTCCGACTTGCTCTCGCCGAGCGAGTTGTGCGAAATCAAGGCGTTGCTGGCGGAGCGATTTCCCAATGTGCCATTGCTTGCGATGTCGGCCCTTACCGGCGAGGGGGTGGACGCCTGGCTCGACTTCGTCAGTCAGGATCAAGGCGCGGGCCGTCGCATTGCCGCCGTCGATTACGATACGTATGCCGCCGGCGAGGCCGCACTGGGATGGATGAACGCCTCGGCCAAACTGCGATCCCATGATGATCTGGATTGGGGCACCTTCGCCACCCAGTTATTGGAGGCCATCCGTGCCAAGCTGCGCGACCACTCCGCCGAAATCGCCCATCTGAAGCTCTTCCTTTGGAACCGTGGAGCTTCGACCGCGGGGAATATCACGAGCAACGACAGCCCGGTCTCCGTCCGGGGACACATTGACCGGACACAGCATGCGGTATCGCTGTTAATCAATGCGCGGGTGCATGTGCAACCGAACACGCTCTCCGGCATTGTGGAAGAATCGCTACGAAGCGTTGCCGCGAGCCATCAAATCGAGCTGACGATCACCAATATGCGCAGCTTCTTCCCTGCAAGGCCGCAGCCCACAAATCGCTACGAGAGGGTCGTGTGA
- a CDS encoding transposase → MDGRYADCERITLICDNLNTHTKGAFYEVFPAERARQYVRRIEFVYTPKHGSWLNVAECELSCLTRQCLAGRRVGELRLLQEEIAAWSGDLNARQRGVDWQMTAEDARCKLKSLYPKTTL, encoded by the coding sequence TTGGACGGGCGTTACGCGGACTGTGAGCGGATCACGCTGATCTGCGACAACCTGAACACGCACACGAAAGGGGCGTTTTACGAGGTGTTCCCAGCGGAGCGGGCTCGTCAGTACGTTCGTCGCATTGAGTTTGTTTACACGCCGAAACACGGCAGTTGGCTGAACGTGGCGGAGTGCGAGTTGAGCTGTTTGACCCGGCAGTGCCTGGCGGGGCGTCGTGTGGGAGAGTTACGTCTTCTTCAGGAGGAAATTGCGGCGTGGTCGGGAGACCTCAACGCTCGGCAGCGGGGTGTCGACTGGCAAATGACCGCGGAAGATGCCCGCTGCAAACTGAAGTCTCTCTATCCCAAAACTACCCTGTGA
- a CDS encoding RNA polymerase sigma factor: MVLSEIDRHLLERCLERKPRAWEDFVDRFLGLVIHVINHTAESRRLRMTPELRDDLCSEVFLTLLKDDFAVLRKFRGRCSLASYLCVVARRVVVRALQKRKLAGTHESASRSEPAAPSKVPSPVAWPEEDRIANREEAERLLQMLDGQEATIVRLYHLEGKSYQEISQITGIPTNSIGPILSRARSKLRRIPTA; this comes from the coding sequence GTGGTTCTCTCCGAAATTGACCGCCATCTCCTGGAACGCTGTCTGGAGCGGAAGCCGCGGGCGTGGGAAGACTTTGTTGACCGGTTCCTCGGGCTGGTCATTCACGTAATCAATCACACAGCCGAGTCTCGACGGCTGCGGATGACGCCGGAACTTCGGGACGACCTCTGTTCAGAGGTCTTTCTTACCCTTCTTAAAGACGATTTTGCTGTTTTGCGCAAATTTCGCGGTCGGTGCAGCTTGGCCAGTTACCTCTGTGTGGTGGCCCGGCGGGTGGTTGTTCGTGCTCTTCAGAAGCGCAAGCTTGCGGGAACTCATGAGAGTGCCAGCCGTTCAGAACCAGCGGCGCCTTCCAAAGTCCCTTCGCCGGTGGCCTGGCCGGAAGAAGACCGGATCGCCAATCGAGAGGAGGCGGAACGCCTCCTTCAAATGCTGGACGGACAGGAGGCCACGATCGTCCGGCTTTACCATCTCGAAGGGAAAAGTTACCAGGAAATCAGTCAAATCACGGGCATTCCCACCAATAGCATCGGGCCGATTCTCAGCCGGGCACGCAGCAAACTTCGCCGGATACCCACCGCGTGA
- a CDS encoding MIP/aquaporin family protein: MSILNLTTAEKCPAESLGTYFLLFLGYGVVRSAVLTGSQSGLWQVAVVWGLATMLAIYVVGPISGAHINPAITLAFAAKGRFPWRLVLPYVAAQLVGAFVAAGTLFFIFSPWLAAKEAEKGVVRGQPGSEVTAMCYGEYFPSPGPLATASGPYSPEAAQRLNALVSESAAFLAEMLGTMILGVVVFAVTDPRNPEGPGRLAPVLIGLMVVALISVIAPLTQACFNPARDFGSRLFAFLTGWGQVALPGPTPTGFFSVYIAAPLMGAILGAHLYDRVLHPAKPDASS; encoded by the coding sequence GTGAGCATTCTCAATCTGACCACCGCCGAGAAATGTCCCGCCGAATCCCTCGGCACATATTTCCTGCTCTTCTTGGGCTACGGTGTTGTACGTAGCGCCGTGCTGACGGGCTCGCAGAGCGGCCTGTGGCAAGTGGCCGTCGTCTGGGGATTAGCCACCATGCTGGCGATCTATGTGGTGGGACCCATCAGTGGTGCGCACATCAACCCAGCGATCACGTTGGCGTTTGCCGCCAAAGGGCGGTTTCCGTGGCGGCTGGTCCTGCCGTATGTGGCCGCCCAACTGGTGGGAGCGTTTGTGGCCGCAGGGACACTTTTTTTCATTTTCTCTCCCTGGCTGGCAGCCAAGGAAGCAGAAAAAGGTGTTGTGCGTGGGCAGCCAGGCAGCGAGGTGACCGCGATGTGCTACGGGGAGTACTTTCCCAGTCCCGGCCCCTTGGCGACGGCGAGTGGTCCCTATTCCCCCGAAGCGGCCCAAAGGCTCAACGCACTGGTCAGCGAGTCTGCGGCGTTTCTGGCCGAAATGCTGGGGACTATGATCCTGGGGGTGGTGGTGTTCGCCGTTACCGATCCGCGGAACCCGGAAGGTCCAGGCCGATTGGCGCCGGTCTTGATCGGGTTGATGGTCGTAGCGCTGATTTCGGTAATCGCCCCGTTGACACAGGCCTGCTTCAATCCGGCAAGGGACTTTGGATCAAGGTTGTTTGCATTCCTTACGGGCTGGGGCCAAGTGGCCCTGCCCGGTCCGACGCCAACCGGATTTTTCAGTGTTTACATTGCCGCACCCCTGATGGGCGCCATCCTTGGGGCTCACTTGTATGACCGAGTATTACATCCCGCTAAACCCGATGCTTCAAGCTAG
- a CDS encoding LL-diaminopimelate aminotransferase, with the protein MSDPYFQKLFAQRIGGSQYGKGTEIYKFEKIKRAKRRVLAEHPERKLIDFGIGENDEMADESVRRVMAEEINKPENRGYADNGIPAFKEAVARFMLREFGVELDPVTEINHCIGSKTALAMLPAAFIDPGDVTLMTVPGYPVAGTHTRYYGGQVYKLPLLPENDFYPDLDSIPADVLKRAKLLVLNYPNSPTGQVATVDFYRRVIDFAHKHELVVIQDAAHLMLSYRDRPLSFLQVPGAKEVGVEVHSLSKGWNMIGWRLGWVCGHPRIVQAFADIKDNCDSGQFIAIQKAGIAALDNPEIPRRTREKYRRRLEKLVATLKRCGFQCEMPGGTYFLYVRCPREIAGQRFETAEDLAHYLITEHSIVTVPWDDAGPHLRFSVTYQAANEAEEDALMEETEKRLMALNPKFD; encoded by the coding sequence ATGAGTGATCCCTATTTCCAAAAACTGTTTGCCCAGCGAATCGGCGGCAGCCAGTACGGCAAGGGAACTGAGATCTACAAGTTTGAAAAAATCAAGCGTGCCAAGCGGCGCGTGCTGGCCGAGCATCCGGAAAGAAAACTCATCGATTTCGGGATCGGTGAAAACGATGAGATGGCCGACGAGTCGGTCCGCCGTGTGATGGCGGAGGAGATCAACAAGCCCGAAAACCGAGGTTACGCTGATAACGGGATTCCCGCCTTCAAGGAAGCCGTGGCACGGTTCATGCTTCGGGAGTTCGGTGTCGAGCTGGACCCGGTGACGGAGATCAACCACTGCATCGGATCGAAAACCGCCCTGGCAATGCTTCCCGCGGCGTTCATCGATCCCGGAGACGTCACTCTCATGACGGTGCCCGGCTATCCTGTGGCGGGAACGCACACCCGGTACTACGGCGGGCAGGTCTATAAACTGCCACTTTTGCCGGAGAATGATTTTTATCCTGATCTCGATTCAATTCCCGCGGACGTATTGAAGCGGGCCAAGCTGCTGGTGTTGAATTATCCCAATAGTCCAACCGGCCAGGTGGCAACGGTGGATTTTTACCGACGGGTCATCGACTTTGCCCACAAACACGAGCTTGTCGTCATCCAGGATGCCGCCCATCTCATGCTGAGTTATCGGGATCGCCCGCTCAGCTTCCTTCAGGTACCGGGAGCCAAAGAGGTCGGAGTGGAAGTCCATTCCCTGTCCAAGGGATGGAACATGATCGGCTGGCGGTTGGGATGGGTTTGCGGGCATCCCAGAATCGTTCAGGCCTTTGCCGACATCAAAGACAACTGTGATTCAGGGCAGTTCATCGCCATCCAAAAGGCCGGCATCGCGGCGCTGGACAACCCGGAAATCCCTCGTCGGACTCGGGAGAAATACCGCCGGCGGTTGGAGAAACTGGTGGCCACCCTCAAACGTTGCGGTTTTCAGTGCGAAATGCCCGGCGGAACGTATTTTCTTTATGTCAGATGTCCGCGGGAGATTGCGGGACAGCGCTTTGAAACGGCCGAAGACCTGGCTCATTACCTCATTACCGAACACTCCATCGTGACGGTCCCCTGGGATGACGCCGGTCCCCATCTGCGGTTTTCGGTGACGTACCAGGCCGCGAACGAAGCAGAAGAAGATGCCCTGATGGAAGAGACGGAGAAACGACTGATGGCTCTCAATCCCAAATTTGACTGA
- a CDS encoding PadR family transcriptional regulator, whose product MPDFIDCPCAGGTLDRLIQPAVPIVLAEGTIHGYPLAARVRERFSLGGQKPDMSGIYRFLKVMEERGLVASSWDLAHRGPARRRYAITPDGLRCLAQWVETLQRYRDGINDLLGAARIAVKKQAETAEAPRS is encoded by the coding sequence ATGCCTGATTTCATAGATTGTCCATGTGCTGGGGGTACCCTCGACCGGCTCATCCAGCCTGCCGTTCCGATCGTGCTGGCCGAAGGAACAATTCATGGGTACCCGTTGGCAGCGCGGGTCAGAGAGCGGTTTTCTCTTGGCGGTCAGAAGCCCGATATGTCGGGAATCTATCGCTTTCTGAAGGTGATGGAAGAAAGGGGGCTTGTCGCATCATCGTGGGACCTTGCACATCGGGGGCCTGCCCGACGTCGCTATGCGATAACACCCGATGGATTGCGTTGTCTTGCCCAGTGGGTTGAGACGCTCCAGCGCTACCGTGACGGAATCAACGATCTGCTCGGCGCGGCGCGGATCGCCGTAAAGAAGCAGGCGGAAACAGCAGAGGCCCCGCGCTCGTAA
- a CDS encoding 3'-5' exonuclease: protein MAHDIRYFVFDVESVADPDLVAKLRYPHEDIEPEEAVERYRHELIEKYDSDFIPYTYQVPVAIAIAKVTESFRLVDLVVLDEPQFRPHVMTDLFWRGWEAYKRPTLVTFNGRAFDIPLLELAAFRYGISIPGWFQINARAMDQPRNRYNTQYHLDLCELLTNFGSTRFSGGLNLAAHLLGKPGKMEIVGHMVQDLYREGRLLEINDYCRCDVLDTYFIFLRSRVLVGQLTLEEEHQLVEETKSWLAEKAKTDRAARMYLEHWGDWHNPWQESSDIKQAPQRA from the coding sequence ATGGCCCACGACATCCGCTATTTCGTGTTTGATGTAGAAAGCGTGGCCGACCCTGATCTGGTGGCCAAACTCCGCTATCCTCATGAGGACATCGAGCCCGAAGAGGCCGTCGAGCGATATCGGCACGAGCTTATCGAAAAATATGACAGCGATTTCATTCCCTACACCTACCAGGTACCTGTCGCGATTGCGATCGCCAAAGTAACCGAGTCGTTCCGCCTCGTGGACCTGGTAGTGCTTGACGAACCACAGTTTCGGCCGCACGTGATGACAGATTTGTTCTGGCGAGGGTGGGAAGCTTACAAGCGGCCAACATTGGTCACCTTCAACGGCAGAGCGTTCGATATCCCTCTTCTGGAGCTGGCCGCCTTTCGGTACGGCATCAGTATTCCGGGGTGGTTTCAGATCAACGCCCGGGCCATGGATCAGCCCCGCAACCGCTACAACACACAGTACCACCTGGATTTGTGCGAACTTCTCACGAACTTCGGCTCAACACGCTTCAGCGGGGGCTTGAACCTGGCGGCCCATCTTCTCGGCAAACCAGGCAAGATGGAAATCGTCGGACACATGGTCCAGGACCTCTACCGTGAGGGGCGGCTCCTCGAGATTAACGATTACTGCCGCTGCGACGTGCTCGATACCTATTTCATCTTCCTGCGATCGCGTGTCCTGGTGGGACAGTTGACACTCGAGGAAGAACACCAGCTTGTGGAGGAAACGAAATCCTGGCTGGCCGAAAAGGCCAAAACCGATCGCGCCGCCCGCATGTATCTGGAACACTGGGGCGACTGGCACAATCCGTGGCAGGAATCCTCAGACATCAAACAGGCTCCCCAACGCGCGTAA
- a CDS encoding IS630 family transposase, with protein sequence MYLDEAEFHLNPGLCQCWSPPGERVIVPSAGQNRRVPVFGALDAVSGEVTALLTAKKCGADFLDFLKFLSGKHYAEQERVYLFLDNCSIHHTRAVREFLQSQRPRVRVIWNAAYAPNLNLIERFWGHLKRSAIHNYYFQTVENLEDAILGAIHSINRQLDHPFRLNLKTVQPLLAAA encoded by the coding sequence TTGTATCTCGACGAAGCCGAATTCCACCTGAACCCCGGGCTGTGCCAGTGTTGGTCGCCGCCGGGCGAGCGGGTGATCGTGCCCTCGGCCGGTCAGAATCGCCGCGTGCCGGTCTTCGGCGCGTTGGATGCGGTAAGCGGCGAAGTGACGGCCCTGCTCACGGCCAAGAAGTGCGGCGCCGACTTTCTGGACTTCCTCAAGTTCCTCTCGGGCAAGCACTACGCGGAACAGGAACGGGTTTACCTGTTTTTGGATAACTGTTCGATCCACCACACCCGTGCGGTGCGCGAGTTCCTTCAGTCGCAGCGCCCTCGGGTGCGTGTGATCTGGAACGCAGCCTACGCGCCCAACCTCAATCTGATCGAGCGCTTCTGGGGCCACTTGAAGCGGTCCGCGATCCACAACTACTACTTCCAGACTGTGGAAAATCTGGAAGACGCTATCCTGGGAGCCATCCACAGCATCAATCGCCAACTCGACCATCCCTTCCGCCTTAACCTGAAAACTGTGCAACCTTTGTTAGCTGCCGCTTAG
- a CDS encoding RICIN domain-containing protein: MLWIVLCVTLAVVESGDWSAILRAQQLFHELYGKKAEAAKTPQDKVLLARAIFEYAKTESNSELRRIAAEEAKRLAIEVRYAQLCYEIAKLQRQSDDSDPLLVDSDCDRLWIQAERTERLEQFDLMYESISKWLCVSSPPQLLSKKWEERTAEFLRRFPPPSRPLPRAIYSLRMPLVVLNTSTGLVLNVNGGSRSPGADIIIYELPAETNAQWLIERGAASSVRIRNVNSGLFLTVDPNAEFRVTQRMEQDEWSAWQLVPVQSGFVLINYASQLALTPSGKSSTSRVIVAPCDREDQRQRWALVPR, from the coding sequence ATGCTGTGGATTGTGCTCTGTGTCACCTTGGCCGTCGTGGAATCCGGCGACTGGTCGGCGATCCTTCGGGCTCAGCAGCTTTTCCATGAACTTTACGGCAAAAAAGCCGAGGCTGCCAAAACACCACAAGATAAGGTCTTATTAGCTCGCGCAATTTTTGAGTATGCGAAAACAGAGTCTAATTCTGAACTCCGTCGCATTGCTGCGGAAGAAGCAAAGCGGCTGGCCATCGAAGTTAGGTACGCTCAATTATGCTACGAGATCGCGAAGTTGCAACGCCAGTCCGACGACTCCGATCCATTACTGGTTGATAGCGATTGCGATCGTCTATGGATTCAAGCAGAACGTACCGAACGGCTTGAACAATTCGACCTTATGTATGAATCGATATCCAAGTGGCTTTGCGTCTCTTCGCCTCCGCAACTGCTTTCCAAAAAGTGGGAAGAGCGAACAGCAGAGTTCCTGCGTCGCTTCCCTCCTCCGTCGCGCCCTTTACCACGAGCGATCTATTCATTGCGAATGCCACTAGTGGTGCTCAATACGTCCACGGGTCTTGTGCTTAATGTCAACGGAGGCAGTCGTTCGCCCGGCGCAGACATAATTATTTACGAGCTGCCTGCCGAGACAAACGCCCAGTGGTTAATAGAGCGAGGGGCAGCGTCATCAGTACGTATTCGTAACGTAAATTCGGGTTTGTTTTTGACGGTTGATCCAAATGCTGAGTTTCGCGTAACGCAAAGGATGGAACAAGACGAATGGTCCGCATGGCAGCTTGTTCCTGTGCAATCCGGATTTGTTCTTATCAACTACGCATCTCAGCTGGCATTAACTCCGTCAGGAAAATCTTCGACAAGCAGAGTTATTGTCGCGCCCTGTGATCGTGAAGATCAGCGTCAACGGTGGGCACTGGTGCCTCGATAA
- a CDS encoding transposase, with product MDGRYADCERIALICDNLNTHTKGAFYEVFPAERARQYVRRIGFVYTPKHGSWLNVAECELGCLTRQCLAGRRVGELRLLQEEITAWSVNLNARQRGVDWQMTAEDARCKLKSVYPKIRL from the coding sequence TTGGACGGGCGTTACGCGGACTGTGAGCGGATCGCGCTGATCTGCGACAACCTGAACACGCACACGAAGGGGGCGTTTTACGAGGTGTTCCCAGCGGAGCGGGCTCGTCAGTACGTTCGCCGCATTGGGTTTGTTTACACGCCGAAACACGGCAGTTGGCTGAACGTGGCGGAGTGCGAGCTCGGCTGTTTGACCCGGCAGTGTCTGGCGGGGCGTCGTGTGGGAGAGTTACGTCTTCTTCAGGAGGAAATTACGGCGTGGTCGGTAAACCTCAACGCTCGGCAGCGCGGCGTCGACTGGCAAATGACCGCGGAAGACGCCCGCTGCAAACTGAAGTCTGTGTATCCCAAAATTAGGTTGTGA
- a CDS encoding 7-cyano-7-deazaguanine synthase, which translates to MHGTKLNQNDSSVAVLLSGGLDSSLMLAKLVEDGRCVAPLYVRSGLFWEQAELAAVRRILAWFADRVRPLAILELPVRDIYGDHWSLTGEQIPDADSPDEAVFLPGRNLLLLVKAGLWCRQQGVPFLALGILDTNPFADASEEFLRTVETALNLYGDPPLQIIRPLQGVSKTEWMKWGQRWPLHETFSCIAPMDGLHCGGCNKCAERRRAFREAGIPDLTRYASDLDGKSVSPA; encoded by the coding sequence ATGCACGGAACAAAATTGAATCAAAATGACAGCTCCGTTGCGGTGCTGCTCAGTGGAGGACTGGATAGCAGTCTCATGCTGGCCAAACTGGTGGAAGACGGCAGGTGTGTCGCGCCGCTGTACGTGAGGTCCGGGCTGTTCTGGGAGCAGGCCGAGCTGGCTGCCGTCCGCAGGATCCTCGCTTGGTTTGCTGACCGTGTCCGTCCCCTCGCAATCCTCGAACTCCCAGTCCGCGACATTTACGGCGATCACTGGAGTCTCACCGGGGAACAGATTCCCGATGCCGACTCTCCCGACGAGGCCGTGTTCCTGCCCGGGCGAAACCTCCTGCTGCTAGTCAAAGCGGGTCTGTGGTGTCGCCAGCAGGGCGTGCCATTTCTGGCCCTTGGAATTTTGGATACCAATCCATTTGCCGATGCTTCCGAAGAATTCTTACGCACTGTGGAGACCGCGCTTAACCTGTACGGCGATCCACCGCTCCAGATCATCCGACCGTTGCAGGGCGTGTCCAAAACGGAGTGGATGAAATGGGGGCAGCGGTGGCCTCTCCACGAGACCTTCTCCTGCATCGCCCCGATGGACGGCCTCCATTGCGGCGGATGCAACAAATGTGCGGAAAGACGCCGTGCTTTCCGGGAGGCAGGAATCCCCGATCTGACCCGTTACGCTTCCGATCTCGACGGAAAATCAGTGTCGCCAGCCTGA
- a CDS encoding transglutaminase-like domain-containing protein: MTRFLLLCWVTSMCVPALAAEQSTLDPDAPYQAVRSNPVTYKVDFRVVVTAPYKTKVLKVWLPLPESDYGQEVTEGELTTFPVKVEPSIAKEEMFGNKFAYFEFTEPQGALIIRHQFKIKVWELRWNLNPDRVISVSQWPASFDRYRKGESQSVVVDDRFEALFLQIVPQRGNPLRDMWAVMTWVIKNFQYDHADASLQASSVHGLEKRRGHCSDYHGFCAAMGRVMGYPTRVTYGINTFPKNSPSHCKLEVFLPPYGWVSFDVSETQKLIAAIQNDPHMDSTRKDRLTKAALHRLLAGFRDNTWFLQTRGTDYQLAPPASKRVPVVRTIYAEADGVPLPEPDPANKTQRTFAWMTAHHYAPDRPVTDPFEDFTSLERVSLADDARD, translated from the coding sequence ATGACACGCTTTTTGCTCCTTTGCTGGGTTACGTCGATGTGCGTTCCTGCCCTTGCTGCGGAACAGTCTACGCTCGACCCCGATGCTCCTTACCAGGCGGTGCGGTCCAACCCCGTAACCTATAAGGTCGACTTCAGGGTCGTGGTCACCGCGCCGTACAAGACCAAGGTGCTCAAGGTCTGGTTGCCGCTGCCGGAATCGGATTATGGGCAAGAAGTCACCGAAGGGGAGCTCACCACGTTTCCCGTTAAGGTTGAGCCATCGATTGCGAAAGAAGAAATGTTTGGGAACAAGTTCGCATACTTCGAGTTTACCGAGCCGCAGGGCGCCCTGATTATCCGGCACCAATTTAAGATCAAGGTTTGGGAGTTGCGATGGAACCTGAATCCTGACCGAGTCATTTCGGTCAGCCAGTGGCCTGCCTCCTTCGACCGTTATCGGAAAGGTGAAAGCCAGTCGGTAGTAGTGGACGATCGGTTCGAGGCCCTCTTTTTGCAGATCGTTCCGCAGCGAGGCAATCCGCTACGCGACATGTGGGCGGTCATGACCTGGGTAATCAAGAACTTTCAGTATGACCACGCGGACGCGTCTCTTCAGGCGAGTTCGGTCCACGGCTTAGAAAAACGTCGGGGGCATTGCAGCGACTACCACGGGTTCTGCGCGGCGATGGGGCGCGTCATGGGGTATCCCACCCGCGTGACATACGGCATCAACACCTTCCCGAAAAACTCCCCATCGCACTGCAAACTTGAAGTGTTTCTGCCGCCATATGGCTGGGTCAGCTTCGACGTGTCGGAAACCCAGAAGCTAATTGCAGCCATCCAGAACGATCCTCACATGGATTCCACTCGCAAGGATCGCTTGACGAAGGCCGCCCTCCACCGGCTACTGGCGGGCTTCCGAGATAACACGTGGTTCCTCCAGACCAGGGGGACGGATTACCAGTTGGCGCCACCCGCTAGCAAACGAGTGCCTGTGGTGCGCACGATCTATGCGGAAGCCGATGGCGTCCCGTTACCTGAGCCCGATCCGGCCAACAAGACCCAACGGACATTCGCATGGATGACCGCCCACCACTACGCGCCGGACAGACCCGTAACCGATCCGTTCGAGGATTTCACCAGTCTAGAACGTGTTTCATTGGCTGACGATGCCAGGGATTAG
- a CDS encoding 6-pyruvoyl trahydropterin synthase family protein — translation MYQVLREIDFCYGHRLLNYSGKCRNLHGHNGLLVITFETASLDELGMVLDFTDIKRVVQGWIDENLDHRMILHRQDPVVPVLQEMGEPLFLMDENPTAENIARLIFDYVAQKGLPVVETRLWETPRCAAVYRP, via the coding sequence ATGTATCAGGTATTGCGTGAAATCGATTTCTGCTACGGTCACCGTTTGCTCAACTATTCGGGAAAGTGCCGGAACCTTCACGGCCACAACGGCTTGCTTGTCATCACCTTTGAAACAGCGTCTCTCGACGAACTGGGAATGGTTCTCGACTTTACGGACATCAAGCGCGTCGTCCAGGGCTGGATTGATGAGAATCTCGATCACCGGATGATTCTCCACCGCCAGGACCCGGTGGTACCTGTCCTGCAGGAAATGGGTGAGCCGCTTTTCTTGATGGACGAAAATCCTACCGCCGAGAATATCGCGCGGCTCATATTCGACTATGTGGCGCAAAAAGGTCTGCCGGTTGTGGAAACACGTCTTTGGGAAACGCCGCGGTGTGCGGCGGTGTATCGGCCATGA
- a CDS encoding helix-turn-helix domain-containing protein: MRKKYIVRLTEEERQKCQEVIRKLKATSQKVRRAQILLKVDADGPAWTDQRIAEAFGCRRQTVEKMLQHFLDQERLSDGEGGAFGRALRGL, encoded by the coding sequence ATGCGAAAGAAGTATATTGTCCGGCTGACCGAGGAGGAACGTCAGAAATGTCAGGAGGTCATTCGCAAGCTGAAGGCAACGAGCCAGAAGGTCCGTCGCGCTCAGATTCTGCTGAAGGTGGATGCGGACGGCCCAGCCTGGACGGACCAGCGGATTGCCGAGGCGTTCGGGTGTCGGCGACAGACGGTGGAGAAGATGCTTCAGCATTTTTTGGACCAAGAGCGACTGAGCGACGGAGAGGGCGGCGCTTTTGGACGGGCGTTACGCGGACTGTGA